TGGTCCAGAAACTACGACGAGGGCGTCCCGCCGGAGGTCGATATTAAACCTTCTCCGCTTTTCACCTATCTAGATAAGCAAGCCGCAGAGAACGGGGGCCGCGCCGCCTACATCTACTTCAACAACCGGGTCACCTACCGCACAGTTGGGGAACACAGCGACAGAGTTGCGGCGGCGCTGAGGGAGTGGGGCGTGGGCAAGGGCGACGTGGTGGCGCTGTACATGCCCAACACCCCGGCCTTCCCCGTTGTATACTACGGCGCGTTGAAGCTAGGCGCCGCGGTGACCCCCATGAACCCCATGTACACGCCGCGGGAGGTTGCGTGGCAGGCGAAGGACGCCGGGGCGCGGATCATATTCACAGTGGATGTGCTGTATAAAAACGTAGAGGAGGCCGATAAGCTGTACCACTTCGACCGCGTGGTGGTGGTAGAGGTGAGCGAGTACATGCCGGCCATTATCAAGCCGCTCGCCAAGAGGAGGCTAAAGCCCCCGAAGATACAATACAGCCAGCGCGTAGTGCCATACAAGTCGTTGCTGAGCCACAGCCCGACGCCGTACCGCGCAAACATAAACCCCACGGAGGACTTGGCGGCTTTGATGTACACCGGCGGCACCACGGGGCTCCCAAAAGGCGCCGAGATTACCCACGGCAACATCTCCTCCAACCTACAACAGCTAAAGCCCCTCTACGAAGCCGTCAAGCGGAGGAGGGGTCTAGACAGCCTAGTTATGATGGGCTTGCTACCGTGGTATCATATATATGGCCAAGTCACTGTGATGCACTACGGCATATTCGACGGCGCCACTGTCGTCGTGATGCCTCGGCCAGACATCGAGCAGTTGATGAAGCTGGTGCAGAAATACAAAGCCCAAGTCCTCCACGGCGTCCCCACTCTCTACAACATGATCAACAACCACCCCAAAGCCGGCCAATTCAACCTCAGAAGCCTAGCCTTCTGCATCTCCGGAGCGGCGCCCCTGCCCGTGGAGGTTGCAAAAAAATTTGAACAAATCACGGGGGCCGTGCTGAGGGAGGGCTACGGCCTTACAGAAACCGCCGTAGTCACCCACGTAAACCCCCTCTACGGCAAGGCAAAGGAGGGATCCATAGGCCTCCCCATACCGTCCACATACGCCGCCATTGCGGACCCCGACAAGCCTGAACTACTACCCCCAAACCAGGTGGGGGAGCTCGTCATCTCCGGGCCTCAGGTATTCAGAGGCTACCACAACCGCCCCGAGGAAAACGCCCAGGCCTTCTTCCACTGTTGCGGATTGAGGTGGTTTAGAACCGGCGACATGGGATACATGGACGAGGAGGGCTACTTCTACATAGTCGACAGAAAGAAGGACATGATTAAGTACAAGGGGTACTCCGTCTTCAGCCGCGAAATTGAGGAGGTTCTCTACCAGCACCCCTGTGTAAAGGAGGCGGCGGTAATCGGCGTCCCGCACCCAGAGGCGGGGGAGATACCCAAGGCCTACATAGTGCTGAGAGACGAGTGCAAGGGCAAGGTGAAGCCGGAGGACGTTATAAAGTGGACCGAGGATAAGCTGGCCCATTACAAAAGGCCACGCGCGGTGGAGTTTAGAGACGAGTTGCCTAAGTCTGCCGTGGGCAAAATCCTGAAGCGTGAGCTTAGGGCAGAGGAGTTGAGGAGGCTGGCTGAGCAAAAAGCTTAATTCCGGACAACGCCCCGCCACTGTGAAGATCGGCAGTCTAGAGGTGGGGAGGGTGGGGCTGGGCGCTTGGCAAGCCGGGGGCGGAGCCTGGCGTGTAGACCCGGCCGAGATAAAAAGAGCCTATGAATACGCACTTGACCACGGCCTGAACTTCATAGACACCGCAGAGGTGTATGGAAACGGGAGAAGCGAGAAGTTTGTGGGGGAGTTGATACGCCAGCGGCCGCACGTCGTCGTTGCGACTAAGGTCGCCGGATTCCACTGGGGCCGCATCGTCAAGAGCGCAGAGATAAGCAGGAGAAGGATAGGGCGAGTTGACCTACTGCAGTTCCACTGGCCGCCGCCGGTGTACGTGCCAATTTGCAGAGTGGTGCGCGGCTTGGAGAGAGCTGCGGAGCTGGGGCTCGCCTCTGAGATAGGCGTCAGCAACTTCGACATAGGCCTCATGGAGCGGGCCAAGACGTGTACTAAGAAGTACGAGATCGTCTCCGACCAGGTGGTATACAACCCGTTGCAGAGAGCTGCGGAGAGGCTGATAGAGGCTGGGAGGAGGATGGGGGTTACAGTCATATCCTGGAGCCCCCTAGCCAAGGGGGCGGCTGTGAAGGAGTCTCTCGGCGACGATCCGGCGAGGAGGCTTGATCCCGTAGTCAAGAGGGCGGCTACGCCCGCGGGGAGGAGGGTAGTTGAGACTATTAGAAAAATCGCCGCGGGTAGGGGGGTTAGCCCGGCGGCTGTGGTGCTGGCTTGGCACGCGGCTAAGGGCGCCTATCCAATTCCGGGGATAAAGACCGTGGAGCAGGCACATGACGTTGTGGAGGCTGTGGGCCTCGAGCTGTCAGAGGCCGAGGTTAGGGCAATAGACGAGGCGTCTGCGCAGTTCGTCCACGGCTCTATATGGCCGTCGGGTATGAGGTACATACCTGGCTTCTTGCTGAAGCTGGGTTTTATATTAGCAAGTGTATAAACTTCAACTATAGACGTATATACTCTTTAAATATACCCTTTTTCACCTAATCATGCCAAAAGCAGCCGTTGTAGGCGCGGGGACGATGGGCCATGGCATTGCTGAGCTTTTCGCAATCGCCGGCTACGAGGTGGCGCTGGTCGACGTCGCGGAGGAGTACCTCAAGAGGGCTCTACAGAACATTGAGTGGTCTGTCAAGAAGCTGGCCGAGAAGGGGCAGGTAAAGGAGGACGTCCAGACAGTTATGAGCCGGATAAAAACCGTAGTTAACGACATATGCAAAGCTGTTGAGGGGGTTGAGGTTGTGGTTGAGGCTGTGGTGGAGGATATTGAGGTGAAGAAGAGAGTTTTTGCTGAGGCTGATCGTTGCGCGCCGCCGGAGGCTATACTAGCCACAAACACCTCCTCACTTCCAATAACAGAAATAGCCGAGGCAGTGAAGCCAGAAAGAAGACCAAGAGTGGTGGGAATGCATTTCTTCAACCCACCACCACTAATGCCACTGGTAGAGATTATAAGGGGTAGGTACACCAGCGACGAGACTGTTAAGAAAACTGCGGAGTACGCGGCGAGGCTGGGTAAGCAGACCGTCGTGGTGAACAGAGACGTCCCTGGTTTTATTGTCAATAGAATTCTGGCGAGGGTAAACGAGGCGGCGTGCTGGATGGTGGCGAGGGGGGAGGCCACTGTCCAGGAGATAGACTCGGCCCTCATGTACAAAGCCGGGTTGCCCATGGGCGCCTTTATCTTGATGGACTACACTGGGATAGACGTAGTCTGTTTTATAGGCGACGCCATGTTGAAACGAGGCTTCAAAACCCATCCATGCCCCGTAATCACTGAGAAGTGTCAGCAGAAGAAGTATGGTGTGAAGACTGGTGAGGGTTTCTACAAGTACCCAGCTCCGGGTAAATTCCAGTGGCCTGAAGTACCCAAGTCCGCCGGGGATAAGATAGACATCGCCTACATACTCGCCCCTGCGGTGAATGAGGCGGCTTACCTACTTAGAGAGGGTATCGCCACTAGAGAAGATATTGATAAGGCTGTTCGTCTTGGTTTAAACTGGCCTAAGGGGCCGCTGGAATACGCAGATGAACTAGGCATAGACACCATAGTAAAAGCCCTAGAAGAGTGGAAGGGCAAGACCGGGTTTGAGGAGTATGAGCCCGACCCGTTGCTGAGGAGTATGGTGGCCAGCGGGAGGCTTGGGAAGAAGAGCGGTGAGGGGTTCTATACATATGTCAAGGCTGAGGAGAAGAAGCTCGAAACTCTTATCGTGAGGTATGAGCCGGGCATTGCCTGGATTATACTGAACAGGCCGGAGAGGCTTAACGCGATTAATCCCAAGATGATTGAGGAGCTTTGGAAGGTGCTCGACGAGATTGAGCAGATGGATTACGAAAAGGTGCGGGTGGTGGTTATAACGGGGGCGGGCAGGGCGTTCTCCGCGGGGGCTGACGTAACTGGATTCATGGGGGCGACACCTGTAACAATTTTCAAGATATCTAGGAAGTTGCAGATGTTGTACGACAGGCTGGAGCTACTCGACAGGCCCGTAATATGTGGGCTGAACGGCTACACGCTGGGCGGCGGGCTGGAGCTGGCGATGGCTTGCGACTTCAGAATAGCGTCTGAAACCGCCGAGCTTGGCCAGCCAGAGATAAACCTAGGCTTCATACCAGGCGCCGGCGGGACGCAGAGATTGGCGAGGCACATCGGGAGAGATAGGGCAAAGGAGCTCATCTTCACTGGCGACAGAATACCGGCGCGTGAGGCGGAGAGGCTCGGCTTGGTGCACAAGGTGGTGCCTCTAGACAAGCTTGAACAGGAGCTGAGAGCCTTTGCAAATAAGCTGGCGGAGAAGCCGCCCCTGGCGCTGGCGATGGCTAAATACGCGATTAACTTCGGCATCGAGGCGCCGCAGTGGGTCGGCATGGTGCTGGAGGCCGCCCAGTTCGGCCTCCTATTCAGCACAGAAGACGTCATAGAAGGCGTATCGTCCTTCCTACAGAAGAAGAAGCCGCAGTTCAAAGGCAAGTAAAGTCACTTTTTTAAAGAACCCCCATCCCTAACCCCTATGGAGGAGTTCATCCAACTCCTAAAAAGGCTTTCAGAGGCGAGGGGGCCCTCCGGCTTTGAAGACGAGGTAAGGGAGGTCGTGGTTAGGGAAATGGAGCCGTATGTCGACGAGGTGGTGGTGGATCGGTGGGGGAATGTAATTGGGATTAAGCGGGGCGCCTCGGAGCGCCGCGCCATGGTGGCTGCCCACATTGACGAGATTGGCCTCATGGTTGATCACATAGACAAGGAGGGGTTCCTCAGGTTTAGACCAGTCGGAGGCTGGAACGAGGTGACTCTCGTGGGCCAGAGGGTGTGGGTTAAAACTTCCCGCGGCACGTGGATCCGAGGCGTCGTGGGCTCCACACCTCCCCACGTCACTCCGGCGGGCAAGGAGAGGGAGGCGCCTGAGATCAAGGACTTGTTTATAGACATCGGGGCTTCTAGCAGAGAGGAGGTGGAGAAATTGGGCGTGGAGGTGGGCTCCGTGGCTGTGCTCGACAGGGAGTTCGCCGTGCTGAACGGCAGGGTGGTCACCGGAAAGGCTTTCGACGACCGGGTAGGCGTAGCCGTCCTGCTGTACGCCTTGAGACAGTTGAAAGAATTGCCGACGACTCTATACGCCGTGGCCACCGTACAGGAAGAGGTTGGGCTCCGTGGGGCGCAGATTGCGGCTGAGAGGATAAACCCCCACTACGCAATTGCGCTCGACACGACTATAGCGGCGGACGTGCCGGGGGTGGGGGATAGGCTACACGTCACCAAGATCGGCAAGGGCCCCGCCATTAAAGTCCTCGACGGGGGTCGCGGGGGGCTCTTTATAGCGCACCCCCAGCTGAGGGACCACATTGTGAAAATCGCCAGGGATATAGGGGTTCCGTACCAGCTGGAGGTTCTGTACGGAGGCACCACCGACGCCATGGCAATAGCGTTTAGGCGTGAGGGGATACCGGCGGCGACGATATCTATACCCACCCGCTACATCCACTCGCCTGTAGAGGTGCTCAACGTAGAGGACGCCGTCAACGCCTCTAAACTCTTGAAAGCGGTGTTGGAGAGGACCACCCCCGCGGTGATAGACAGCTTCCTAGACAAGAGGATTAAGTAGCTACCGCTTCACCTGCCCCGTCACGAGGTAATACGCGTGGTTGGCGATATACACGGCGTGGTCGGAGGCCCTCTCCAATAGCCTAAGCACGACGGTTTCCATAACCTTACACCGGTCGGCCCCTTTGAGTACCTCCATGAGGGACTCTTCATATGCCCTGTCGACCACATCGTCGTCCAGCCTCTCCACCTCAGCCAGTGCCGAGATGTCCCTCTTTAGAAACGCCTCGACCGCGGTGGCCACCATCTTCTTCACCACCTCGCCTACCTCGACAACTCTTTTAGACCAGCAACCAGATCCGAGCCTCTCAACTACGACGGCGATGTCGTACGAATACCTAGCCACTCTATACACGTCATATGACACAAAGAGGGCACCCTTGAGAAATCTAAGATCGCTCGCCACTGGGGAATACCTCGCCACGGCCTCCATCACGAGGTCTGAAATCTCGTGGTGCAAGTCGTGTATCCTCGACGCCAGCTCTCTAATGACGGTTGAATTGGGCTCCTCCCTCAGCGCCATGGAGAGCGCCTCCTCCGCCGTCTCGGCGCCCTCTCTAATCTTCCGGGCAATCTCCCCCTCGGCAATGTCAAGAAGCCTCCTCACACCGATTAGGGTACTACCCAATATAAATCAATTATCCATATGCAGGCTACGGCGGGGCGCTACGACTTAACTCTCTGGAGCACCTCTCTACACCTGGCCACGAAAAGTTTGAGATCTTCAACCGCCAGCTCTAGGGAAGTGTATCTGCTGAGCAGAGCCTCTCTATCCACGCCGTTGTACTGAAATTCGTGGAGGTTCAAAGCGAGGTCTGTTAGAGACACCACATCGAAGTCTACCACATCTCTGAGCCTCTGGGCAACCTCCCGCAGTTTACTAGACGGCATGTAGGCTATCAGCCAATCCACCCTAGCCACCGTCCGGCCGTCGCGCGTCTTGACAACTCCGGGGTAGTGCCTAGCCAACACCTCTCTGTGAAACGCCGCCAGCGCCGCCATCAGCGACTTCCAAGCCTGAAACGCCTTGCCAGCCGCGTTTCTGTACATCTCCTCTCTAGTAAACTTCTCGGCAAGCTCAAGCTCGTACCTCGCCTCCTCTAGCCTAATCTCCACATACCTCCCCAAATCCCTCCAGGGGTGGACCAGCAAAGTCACTAGACGGG
The sequence above is drawn from the Pyrobaculum ferrireducens genome and encodes:
- a CDS encoding PaREP1 family protein — encoded protein: MTLLVHPWRDLGRYVEIRLEEARYELELAEKFTREEMYRNAAGKAFQAWKSLMAALAAFHREVLARHYPGVVKTRDGRTVARVDWLIAYMPSSKLREVAQRLRDVVDFDVVSLTDLALNLHEFQYNGVDREALLSRYTSLELAVEDLKLFVARCREVLQRVKS
- a CDS encoding aldo/keto reductase, producing MKIGSLEVGRVGLGAWQAGGGAWRVDPAEIKRAYEYALDHGLNFIDTAEVYGNGRSEKFVGELIRQRPHVVVATKVAGFHWGRIVKSAEISRRRIGRVDLLQFHWPPPVYVPICRVVRGLERAAELGLASEIGVSNFDIGLMERAKTCTKKYEIVSDQVVYNPLQRAAERLIEAGRRMGVTVISWSPLAKGAAVKESLGDDPARRLDPVVKRAATPAGRRVVETIRKIAAGRGVSPAAVVLAWHAAKGAYPIPGIKTVEQAHDVVEAVGLELSEAEVRAIDEASAQFVHGSIWPSGMRYIPGFLLKLGFILASV
- a CDS encoding phosphate signaling complex PhoU family protein, encoding MRRLLDIAEGEIARKIREGAETAEEALSMALREEPNSTVIRELASRIHDLHHEISDLVMEAVARYSPVASDLRFLKGALFVSYDVYRVARYSYDIAVVVERLGSGCWSKRVVEVGEVVKKMVATAVEAFLKRDISALAEVERLDDDVVDRAYEESLMEVLKGADRCKVMETVVLRLLERASDHAVYIANHAYYLVTGQVKR
- a CDS encoding 3-hydroxyacyl-CoA dehydrogenase/enoyl-CoA hydratase family protein, encoding MPKAAVVGAGTMGHGIAELFAIAGYEVALVDVAEEYLKRALQNIEWSVKKLAEKGQVKEDVQTVMSRIKTVVNDICKAVEGVEVVVEAVVEDIEVKKRVFAEADRCAPPEAILATNTSSLPITEIAEAVKPERRPRVVGMHFFNPPPLMPLVEIIRGRYTSDETVKKTAEYAARLGKQTVVVNRDVPGFIVNRILARVNEAACWMVARGEATVQEIDSALMYKAGLPMGAFILMDYTGIDVVCFIGDAMLKRGFKTHPCPVITEKCQQKKYGVKTGEGFYKYPAPGKFQWPEVPKSAGDKIDIAYILAPAVNEAAYLLREGIATREDIDKAVRLGLNWPKGPLEYADELGIDTIVKALEEWKGKTGFEEYEPDPLLRSMVASGRLGKKSGEGFYTYVKAEEKKLETLIVRYEPGIAWIILNRPERLNAINPKMIEELWKVLDEIEQMDYEKVRVVVITGAGRAFSAGADVTGFMGATPVTIFKISRKLQMLYDRLELLDRPVICGLNGYTLGGGLELAMACDFRIASETAELGQPEINLGFIPGAGGTQRLARHIGRDRAKELIFTGDRIPAREAERLGLVHKVVPLDKLEQELRAFANKLAEKPPLALAMAKYAINFGIEAPQWVGMVLEAAQFGLLFSTEDVIEGVSSFLQKKKPQFKGK
- a CDS encoding long-chain-fatty-acid--CoA ligase, encoding MPSSAEIFEKYVKSRVWSRNYDEGVPPEVDIKPSPLFTYLDKQAAENGGRAAYIYFNNRVTYRTVGEHSDRVAAALREWGVGKGDVVALYMPNTPAFPVVYYGALKLGAAVTPMNPMYTPREVAWQAKDAGARIIFTVDVLYKNVEEADKLYHFDRVVVVEVSEYMPAIIKPLAKRRLKPPKIQYSQRVVPYKSLLSHSPTPYRANINPTEDLAALMYTGGTTGLPKGAEITHGNISSNLQQLKPLYEAVKRRRGLDSLVMMGLLPWYHIYGQVTVMHYGIFDGATVVVMPRPDIEQLMKLVQKYKAQVLHGVPTLYNMINNHPKAGQFNLRSLAFCISGAAPLPVEVAKKFEQITGAVLREGYGLTETAVVTHVNPLYGKAKEGSIGLPIPSTYAAIADPDKPELLPPNQVGELVISGPQVFRGYHNRPEENAQAFFHCCGLRWFRTGDMGYMDEEGYFYIVDRKKDMIKYKGYSVFSREIEEVLYQHPCVKEAAVIGVPHPEAGEIPKAYIVLRDECKGKVKPEDVIKWTEDKLAHYKRPRAVEFRDELPKSAVGKILKRELRAEELRRLAEQKA
- a CDS encoding M42 family metallopeptidase, coding for MEEFIQLLKRLSEARGPSGFEDEVREVVVREMEPYVDEVVVDRWGNVIGIKRGASERRAMVAAHIDEIGLMVDHIDKEGFLRFRPVGGWNEVTLVGQRVWVKTSRGTWIRGVVGSTPPHVTPAGKEREAPEIKDLFIDIGASSREEVEKLGVEVGSVAVLDREFAVLNGRVVTGKAFDDRVGVAVLLYALRQLKELPTTLYAVATVQEEVGLRGAQIAAERINPHYAIALDTTIAADVPGVGDRLHVTKIGKGPAIKVLDGGRGGLFIAHPQLRDHIVKIARDIGVPYQLEVLYGGTTDAMAIAFRREGIPAATISIPTRYIHSPVEVLNVEDAVNASKLLKAVLERTTPAVIDSFLDKRIK